The Polaromonas sp. SP1 DNA window CGCCGCCAGCCCCAGATCGGCCCAGCCAAAGGTGGCGGCCGAACCGGCCAGGCTGTGCGCGTGGCGCTCAAAAGCCGGCAGGGATTCGGACAGCGATTCGCCCTTGAGGATTTGCTGCCAGAGCAGCCCCACCTGTTCAAGCCGGCGCGGCAGGGAGCGGGTGTAATCGGCGCGCTGCTCCTCCAGGAATGCCAGCAGTGCCGGGTCGTTGCGCGTCATGAAAGGGCAGTGAGAACAGGGCTCATGCGGCCCATCTTACGGCGCGCCCCGCCAGATACGGCGTAGGACAAGTACGAGGATTGGGCGCACGCCGCAGGCCTTCTGCCGTGTGCTGCAAGCGGCCTGCAAACGCCGGCCGCAAGCGTTAGGCCTTATGGGCTGCTAAGCAACCGACCCGGCTTCTCCAGGCCGCGGCAAATGAATACCTTCGACCTCTTGCACGCCCCCAAACCGGCGCGCATCAGGAGGCCGGATCGACGGCTTTCCCGAGTGTGGCGACCAGATCCGACTGGGTAATAATGCCGACCAGCCGCTCGCCCTCGCCGATGATGGGAATGTGGTGGTGGCCGGTGCTGC harbors:
- a CDS encoding Hpt domain-containing protein, translated to MTRNDPALLAFLEEQRADYTRSLPRRLEQVGLLWQQILKGESLSESLPAFERHAHSLAGSAATFGWADLGLAAQAVELAIEPHVSSGEPLTPEARAEVGRAVEELQRCFPGAT